Proteins from a single region of Procambarus clarkii isolate CNS0578487 chromosome 32, FALCON_Pclarkii_2.0, whole genome shotgun sequence:
- the LOC138370386 gene encoding uncharacterized protein: MNTFVITVSEMEASLEKELALKPDCSVVCMSSNPDGSVLVVADNQHNITAFSLDQDSSIMLPSYNSPVTAIGVHPTTQDIVVVHADMMIKEYDLTKQKYTPFCREFLSACCSDLSKRNSVIHNVSYDPLHTHLILLHDDSSIIVLDKQKLTAKEKLGKPGKVMRYEEKLNDGNCKSSNNGRNYRTILFFAKAKNTATSVRASSIVIGHTNEVLDISAIDLENLETKMMRKALFILILATAKGQMMDLFHSDLVALDAACSTEFFCNGSDYQSAEYCMCDDLCAKYGDCCPDSVHYRREDQVLPERYKCVSTNNGKFYMKSVCMSGWEDEEVAQLCLAGSRADISSSRDPLAHLPATSNTTSVTYTNYYCAICNNDSHDLTLWKTQLECVDNEEYFPDQPDNYIPDQKDNYIPDQPDNYIPDQPDNYIPYQPDNYIPYQPDNYIPDQPDNYIPDQPDYYIPDQPDNYIPYQPDNYISYQPDNYIPYQPDNYIPDQPGNLSEYITSHLLFDNGSWGAFVPFNGKQIFKKCNINIKIPDIPFPTRKCDSTINTCAKNWTDASVAALCHSYTAVRIYSVDVAYRNPHCLLCNWKSISSIYCGIAAGPGPPSFSLLIDFGYHSGGNNVGIVNLCQPDEVYDNFLNKCRNVSWGNISQVDKEDKGHEGDNKVTINTSDFSACCPHNTRKAFRSNLVSTESNETLNCDKILLSEGEFTLNEKRMVIVEAYARSYQVGEYEVTEGGVLVCKPQELSHKFSSVLGWVSLVGLGLSCLCLLLHLAAFLLVPHLRNLPGMCLACLCLSLLTAYTIFIFSTFLEPKTTGCYISAVIMYYSFLAAFCWMNIMAFDVWLTFRQAKDELRVSSGKQRSKFLFYCVYGWLLPALAVVVTVTLDMTAPAGLSPQFLPSFGQRWCWFGKRKALLVFFGAPLFTVMALNVVFFLMTSYTIGTSTQSTLQKSSSPQDKKQFVLYVRLAVLMGLTWITGIVAGYLQLQAIWYVFVVLNTLQGTFIFLTFTCRSKVWRDVQERCRSCLQQVYSHPGSHTSSSGSG, encoded by the exons atgaacacgttc GTCATAACTGTGTCAGAGATGGAGGCTTCCCTTGAAAAAGAACTTGCCCTTAAACCAGACTGCAGTGTTGTATGCATGAGCTCAAATCCAGATGGCAGTGTTTTGGTGGTGGCCGATAATCAGCACAATATTACTGCGTTCAGTCTTGATCAAGACAGCAGTATAATGTTGCCGTCTTACAACTCTCCAGTGACCGCCATTGGGGTTCACCCTACCACTCAGGATATTGTGGTGGTGCACGCAGATATGATGATAAAAGAGTATGATCTTACCAAACAAAAGTACACGCCTTTCTGTCGGGAGTTTTTGTCAGCGTGTTGCTCTGATTTGTCAAAGAGGAATTCTGTGATTCACAATGTGAGTTACGATCCTCTTCACACACACTTGATTCTATTGCACGATGATTCCTCCATAATAGTGCTTGATAAGCAGAAACTCACGGCGAAGGAAAAGCTCGGTAAACCAGGTAAAGTAATGCGTTACGAGGAGAAACTGAATGATGGCAATTGCAAGTCGTCCAATAATGGTCGGAACTACAGGACCATTCTCTTTTTTGCAAAG GCGAAGAACACGGCCACCAGTGTACGGGCTTCGAGCATTGTCATTGGTCACACTaatgaagttttggatatttctGCAATtgatttagaaaatttggaaacaaAAATGATGAGAAAGGCCTTATTTATACTGATATTGGCAACTGCGAAGGGCCAAATGATGGATCTCTTTCATAGCGATTTGGTTGCTTTGGATGCTGCGTGTTCGACCGAGTTTTTTTGTAATGGTAGTGATTACCAGAGTGCAGAATACTGTATGTGTGATGACCTGTGCGCAAAGTATGGCGATTGTTGTCCAGACTCCGTCCACTACAGACGGGAAGATCAGGTCCTGCCAGAGAGGTACAAGTGTGTGAGCACGAATAATGGCAAGTTTTACATGAAGAGCGTGTGCATGTCAGGGTGGGAGGACGAGGAGGTGGCCCAGCTGTGTCTGGCGGGCTCCCGGGCAGACATCTCCAGCAGCAGGGACCCGCTGGCCCACCTCcccgccaccagcaacaccacctccGTCACCTACACCAACTACTACTGCGCCATCTGCAACAACGACTCCCACGACCTCACGCTCTGGAAGACACAACTGGAATGTGTCGACAATGAGGAATATTTTCCAGATCAGCCGGATAACTATATTCCAGATCAGAAGGATAACTATATTCCAGATCAGCCAGATAACTATATTCCAGATCAGCCGGATAACTATATTCCATATCAGCCGGATAACTATATTCCATATCAGCCGGATAACTATATTCCAGATCAGCCGGATAACTATATTCCAGATCAGCCGGATTACTATATTCCAGATCAGCCGGATAACTATATTCCATATCAGCCGGATAACTATATTTCATATCAGCCGGATAACTATATTCCATATCAGCCGGATAACTATATTCCAGATCAGCCGGGTAACTTATCCGAATACATAACTTCTCATTTATTATTCGATAACGGATCTTGGGGTGCATTTGTTCCCTTTAACGGTAAACAAATATTTAAGAAATGTAATATTAACATTAAAATTCCCGATATTCCATTCCCTACAAGGAAATGCGACTCCACCATCAACACGTGTGCTAAGAACTGGACGGACGCTTCTGTTGCTGCTCTGTGTCACtcttacacggcagtgaggatttACTCGGTAGATGTGGCCTACAGGAACCCCCACTGTCTTCTGTGTAACTGGAAATCTATCTCCTCAATATATTGCGGTATAGCTGCTGGTCCAGGGCCACCTTCTTTCTCTCTACTAATTGATTTTGGTTACCACAGCGGTGGTAATAATGTCGGAATTGTAAACCTTTGCCAGCCCGACGAAGTTTATGATAACTTTTTAAATAAGTGCAGAAATGTTTCTTGGGGGAACATAAGTCAGGTAGACAAGGAAGACAAGGGTCATGAAGGCGACAATAAAGTGACAATCAACACATCGGATTTCTCAGCTTGTTGTCCACACAACACAAGGAAAGCCTTTCGTAGCAATTTAGTGTCTACTGAATCAAATGAAACACTTAATTGTGATAAAATACTTCTTTCTGAAGGCGAATTCACGTTGAACGAGAAGAGAATGGTAATTGTAGAAGCTTACGCTCGAAGTTACCAGGTGGGAGAGTACGAGGTAACTGAAGGTGGCGTCCTTGTGTGCAAGCCACAGGAACTCTCACACAAGTTCTCCTCGGTGTTAGGTTGGGTGTCACTGGTGGGTCTTGGGTTGTCCTGCCTGTGTCTCCTGCTGCACCTGGCTGCCTTCCTCTTGGTGCCTCATCTTAGGAACCTTCCGGGCATGTGCTTGgcgtgtctctgcctctctcttctCACCGCCTACACCATCTTCATCTTCAGTACCTTCCTCGAGCCTAAGACGACAGGATGTTACATCTCGGCAGTTATAATGTATTACTCCTTCCTCGCCGCCTTCTGCTGGATGAATATCATGGCCTTTGACGTGTGGTTGACATTTCGACAAGCTAAAGATGAGCTGCGAGTGTCATCTGGGAAACAGCGAAGCAAGTTCTTATTCTACTGTGTGTACGGCTGGCTGCTTCCCGCCCTGGCAGTAGTGGTGACAGTAACCCTTGACATGACCGCCCCTGCAGGTCTGTCCCCTCAGTTCCTGCCCAGCTTTGGTCAACGTTGGTGCTGGTTTGGGAAGCGCAAGGCCTTGTTGGTGTTCTTTGGTGCTCCATTATTCACAGTCATGGCTCTCAATGTTGTGTTTTTCCTTATGACTTCATACACCATCGGTACCAGCACACAGTCGACGCTGCAGAAGAGTTCGAGTCCACAAGATAAGAaacagtttgtgctgtatgtgcgACTGGCCGTGCTTATGGGCCTCACCTGGATCACTGGTATCGTGGCTGGCTACCTGCAGCTGCAGGCCATCTGGTATGTCTTCGTGGTGCTCAATACCCTGCAGGGAACCTTCATCTTCCTGACCTTCACCTGCAGGAGCAAGGTGTGGAGGGACGTGCAGGAGCGCTGCCGGTCTTGTCTTCAGCAAGTTTATTCTCATCCTGGTTCACATACATCATCCTCAGGGTCAGGGTAG